Below is a genomic region from Prolixibacteraceae bacterium.
TCATAATGGGGGTGATGTTGGGGTGATACACTTAATGATTGGTGCAGCAACAGATTGTAATATTTCATACAATTGGATCTTTAACAGTAATGCTATTGGGGTTCGATTTGACACTCCAATACCTCCAAGAATATGGAGTCACAGAGGAATCATTCACCATCAAATAACAAGAAATGTTGCTAGGGGATTAATGGTAAAGGGAGACTATCATCAGATCTACCATAATACATGTTTCAACAGTAAATCGCGAGATATTACCGTACTAGACGAAATGGCTTGGGTAGGCAATGTCACTAAAAACAATGCAGCAAATGAATTAACTGGTCACCGTGGAAAATTTCGTTCTATATCTGGTATTGCTGAACACAATTGGAATGGTTACGTTACGCTACAAAGAGTTGAGAATCAATTAAGGGATATTTCAAATTTAGATTTCCGTCCTAAAGAAGATAGCAATGGACTTATAGATAAAGGAGTCATTATCAATAACCAGAAATATAAACACCAAGGATTTGCTCCTGACATTGGGGCATACGAATCTGGTTCCGAAAATTATTGGATCCCTGGAAGAAGAGAAGAGCATGCAACCATGCCCATTCCATCAGATAATGGAGAGACCAATAACGAAAGTGTTGATCTTATGTGGAGACCAGGCTACCAGGCTACAGGCTATTACATTTATTTTGGAACATCTTTAACTGCAGTTGATCAAGCGACCGATGCCTCGGTCGAATGCAAAGGACAACAGGTTAACAATATCTATACACCAGAGAAATTGAATAAAAACCAAACTTATTATTGGAGAATTGATGTGATAAGTAAAAATGGGATTATTAAAGGACAAACATGGCATTTCAAATCCAATAAACATGCAAATCAAAAGAGTCTATCTGACTTACAAAAAGAGAGTTCTTTAAACGATAAGATCACGATATACCCAAACCCAGCAAATGATTATATTCAAATCAAAACCAATAAAACAGTACAATCAATTTCAATATACACGGTAGATGGTAAACAAATAAAAGCATACAACAACACCGATCAACATATAGATATTCGTAACCTAAAGAGGAATGTATATCTACTAAAGGTAAACATTGATAACGTGGTTCACACCCAACAATTTATCAAGAATTAAAATTAGTTACAGTTCAATTTAAATGTTCAGCCAATATTCTTATCGAAGATTAGAGTAATCTAATATTCATTATGGAATATTGGCTTTTTTATTCAACCCAAACGAACCAAAAACGACCGCTGACATCCAATCATTAAGACAGCATCAAATTCAATTTAATACACTATAAATCAACATCGGATGTAACAACACTTAAATAAAGTAGAGCATCTTGTGTAATGATATTTGTTTTCGGCAGACATATATTTTGGGAATGTAATAAAAAATGCAATGATATTGAACATGAATCACTTTATGACCAGGCAAAATATGTTATGGTTTTATTTATGGGGACTCATTCTTACTGGATGTAAGAGTGAAAAAGATCAAGAGAAACAAATTAATAAGGAAGTCGCACCTATAGTGTATAAAGATTCTACCTTTGAGGTGCTCTTAGAAAAGGATATCGTCTATGCTCATGGACTTCATCACTCCTCTTTAAATAGTGGTATGACACAAAGTGTACCGTTAAAGCTGGACCTTTACTGTCCAGAGAACCATAGAAATAATAGACCAGCCTTTCTTTTTCTACATGGTAATTATGGCTCTAAAGAACAAGACGAAATTAAACAGCTCGCGAACTACTTCTGCGCAAGAGGTTGGGTATTTATTTCAGCGGACTACAGGACTCTTGGAGAACTAGGAACAGTCCCTGAAGAATGGGTGGTACTAAATGAGTCAACACCAACGGTAAACGAATTAAAGACAATAGCATTGTATCCAGCACATAGAGATGCGAAAACTGCTATAAGATGGATTGCAGCACATGCTGAGATATATGATATCAATCCTAAGCATATTACCATCGGTGGCATGTCGGAAGGTGCAGACATTGCGATCACATTGGGAATATCCGAACCGCAGGATTTTAGAGATGAACTAACAACTGAACAAGACCCATCATTGGTTTCTACGTACATAGATCAAGACTATTCAGTGAGTACGATTATCGACTTAGGGGGCTCAAAAAGATCATTGGATCAACTAAAAAACAAGTATGGATTTGACCGATTTGACAAAAATGATCCTCCAATGTTTATTGCCCATGGAACACTCAACACACTGACTCCGTTTCATCATGCCACGACATTAAAGAAGATATACAAATCAAACAAAGTTCCCTTCGCTTTTTATCCTATGGAAGGATATAATCATAACATCTGGAATGGCAAAATTGAAAATCAACACATAGACAGAATAATATTTAATTTTATTGTCCATCAACAATCCCTTAAGGTGAAATAAATGCTAAAACAGGACTCAAATGCGATATTTAGAACCATTTATTTACATACAATAATCGATCTAGTCGCAAAAGGAACTCTTACTAGAACCCAGTCTGAAAAGCCATACACATATTAGTGACGCCCGTGAAGATAGAGTCTATTTACACCAACAGTACTTGAATCGCGATAAAGCTGCATATAATCTCATCTATAACTTTTAAAAGAAAAGGTAAAGTAAGAGTATATTTCAAGTTTTTCAGTCCGTTTATGCATCACAACAAAGTCTAAGGTTTCATCATTTATTGACACCTTAGACTTTCTTACCTATCCAAATAAAATATTTATGAAAAATAGACTAATCATCATTAATCTTTTTTCCATACGACCTTCTTACTGATAAAACCAGCAAATACTGTTATTTCTAACGTCTTTGCATCTTTCAAGTCTAAAGTAGCATTATACCAGGATTTTCTTTTCATTGAATATATCTTTCCCTTCCATTTAGCACCCTTTAGTTTGAATTCTTTGAGAATAGATTTGCCAACTTCAACATTACTATTATCGGAAGAGATAATTATTCCTGTTAGAACTTGTCCCACTACTTCTACCTCGACAATCGTATTCTGGTTTCCTGCATTCCAAGCACCTAACATTTTTTCTTGCCCTACTAAAGACAAAGTACTGAGACAAAGCAATATGATGCATAATAGTCGTCTTTTCATCTTTTCTTTATTAATTATAATCTGTTTCCAATCTCTATGGAAAATATAACAAGTTAACTATTCTAACAGTTTAGATATATCATAATAAGGAGCACAAAAAAGGTGCCAAAATAAACTTGACACCTTTCTAAAAATAGGATTTTAACCTACATGATAGTATTTTTACACTCTAGAAACAATAGTATATAAACGACTCTAAAGTATGATTGTATAGATAGACTCTACAGGTGTAGACTCCATCTTTGCAGGTGCAAACTCAAGTTTTTTCACACACGCATTAATCATAGATTGGTCTTCTTGACTAACAGAAGGACGACACCGACAAGCTTTTACTGCCCCATATTTCGAGACGA
It encodes:
- a CDS encoding alpha/beta hydrolase; translation: MTRQNMLWFYLWGLILTGCKSEKDQEKQINKEVAPIVYKDSTFEVLLEKDIVYAHGLHHSSLNSGMTQSVPLKLDLYCPENHRNNRPAFLFLHGNYGSKEQDEIKQLANYFCARGWVFISADYRTLGELGTVPEEWVVLNESTPTVNELKTIALYPAHRDAKTAIRWIAAHAEIYDINPKHITIGGMSEGADIAITLGISEPQDFRDELTTEQDPSLVSTYIDQDYSVSTIIDLGGSKRSLDQLKNKYGFDRFDKNDPPMFIAHGTLNTLTPFHHATTLKKIYKSNKVPFAFYPMEGYNHNIWNGKIENQHIDRIIFNFIVHQQSLKVK
- a CDS encoding DUF2147 domain-containing protein — protein: MKRRLLCIILLCLSTLSLVGQEKMLGAWNAGNQNTIVEVEVVGQVLTGIIISSDNSNVEVGKSILKEFKLKGAKWKGKIYSMKRKSWYNATLDLKDAKTLEITVFAGFISKKVVWKKD